GGCGGTGTCCAACAGGACCATTGACAGCTCGGCGCCCGGATGCACGTCCATTTTGGCGATGACGAACCGCGCGACGCTCACCAACTCCGCTTCGGAGATGTCGATACCGGATTCGTTGGAGACCTCGATCGTCATGGCCCGCTCACCGCACCATCATCGGCGACTGCGGGCGTTCGAGGCCCGCCGAGCCGCCCGATTCAGTCCCGAATCCGGCTCTTCGTGCCTGGCATAAGCGTCGACGATCTCCGAAACCAGCCGGTGGCGCACCACATCCACACTGGTCAGCTCCGCGATGTGAATGTCGTCGACGTTGTCGAGGATGTCTATCGCCGAGCGTAGGCCGGACCGGGCGCCGCCGGGCAGATCGATCTGGGTGATGTCGCCGGTGACCACGATCTTGGAACCAAAACCCAATCGGGTGAGGAACATCTTCATCTGCTCGGCGGTGGTGTTCTGCGCCTCGTCGAGGACGATGAAGGCCGAATTCAACGTGCGTCCACGCATATATGCGAGCGGGGCGACCTCGATGACCCCGGCCGACATCAGCTTCGGGACCAGTTCGGGATCCATCATGTCGTACAGCGCGTCGTACAGTGGCCGCAGATACGGATCGATCTTTTCGCTCAACGTGCCCGGCAAAAAGCCAAGGCGCTCACCGGCTTCCACCGCCGGACGGGTCAAGATGATGCGGCTTACCTGCTTGCTCTGCAGCGCGTTGACGGCCTTGGCCATCGCCAGATACGTCTTGCCGGTACCGGCCGGGCCGACTCCGAAGACGATGGTGTTGGCATCGATGGCGTCGACGTAGCGTTTCTGGTTGAGCGTTTTGGGCCGGATCGCCTTGCCGCGGCGCGCCAAGATATCCAGGGTGAGCACTTCGGCCGGCGATTCGTTCCCGGTTCCGACGAGCATGGCCACGCTGTGGCGCACCACCTCCGGTGTCAGCGGCTGCCGATTCGCGACGATGGCGACCAACTCGGAGATCACCCGCTCGGCCAACGCGACGTCGG
The DNA window shown above is from Mycobacterium sp. Aquia_216 and carries:
- a CDS encoding PhoH family protein, coding for MTPRETSAVDATGAVQADAQVRSSVDVPPDLVVGLLGATDENLRALERTLNADLHVRGNTVTVTGEPADVALAERVISELVAIVANRQPLTPEVVRHSVAMLVGTGNESPAEVLTLDILARRGKAIRPKTLNQKRYVDAIDANTIVFGVGPAGTGKTYLAMAKAVNALQSKQVSRIILTRPAVEAGERLGFLPGTLSEKIDPYLRPLYDALYDMMDPELVPKLMSAGVIEVAPLAYMRGRTLNSAFIVLDEAQNTTAEQMKMFLTRLGFGSKIVVTGDITQIDLPGGARSGLRSAIDILDNVDDIHIAELTSVDVVRHRLVSEIVDAYARHEEPDSGLNRAARRASNARSRR